From a single Silene latifolia isolate original U9 population chromosome 6, ASM4854445v1, whole genome shotgun sequence genomic region:
- the LOC141586929 gene encoding uncharacterized protein LOC141586929 isoform X2, producing MDFHGLNRKKLQELCKKHGIPANLKNVEMADRLSSLLLKEEMPEKPAPKRGRSCLKNVSEDLEVVECEKVGVGSKEAKKVRFSPENQTFLFERTDPRAVRLLGRKKRAFVNSRQNKDTTVVSVNLEESERLAVVSDDVGPVVEPVGRRNLRRRSVVISEDVSLVTGNDEGVTKLDVKGGDLGRSLRSRRGGAVLETRESIQTMSKEENVVKGRNLRRSSRRSLVQAKDLDLESENVDDGEKPPTKDANLELNLRSRRSKMKQDDVEVISLLSPCRADNVNKPETVDHVEKLPTKEDNLELNLRSRRCKMKQDDVEIVSLLSPCGGDNVNKAVEGRNPKRSLRSRGGIEKENGVGGASLLSPCVEKKAKRGSKGKGIAEQGGSKEADRPQNEMVNHGGNIGRVTRKQLRNVDVVAVNLGRDDDCVAEVSGLKNLKQRGQPRKSVRLAEHSPVMILEPLENKGIKRGRRKTLMVKQHDINEGRDVVVEKLGEGNNMNRNGSRGSAKKSRKDVKDGSVEELGDIRRSSRRAAKTKVDISVAHQTLDHDERMDHMIEDDSLMPPQLESRNPEVTEQYKATEEINVQLPINDETTSSLLRNNGDDEANMGHECPSLVVATEEVNVQIPINSIGGDGTRESAKRSRRNDKSGSVEGLDYIRRSGRRAVKNTVDISWNHQTMLRVERIDHMIENDSQMVAQIGSKSPEGNEEYQATVAVNVQMPVNDDSTTPLSQNRDDDEANKARDCPELVVATDYDSEDKNASPCSMTAQICDAIEANHSDEEQTTRSSNELESGMVATETLESSLALEVYGPSNEEKWPEKSSTPSKKDETTFQDVNEKPDVIPGDSTPAGNASDDRNPNTEEQYQATEAVNVHMPVNDDSTTALLQNRDDDEANKAQDCPELVVATDYDSEDKNASHCSMTAQICDAIEANHSGEEQTTRSSNELESGMVASETLESSLVPEFYGPSNEEKWPEKSPSPSKKDETDFQDVNEKPDALETDRIAGNDIVAGDSTPAANASDYRNSNTEGQTHENKSSVLKEQKVENLREAQHNPMQLVSKNTETNSQDVGHSSYHSTTRMHNVFDGAPNQVQEIPFPLNGAFDCSFEDEKASVAHDAVKGTIDDTSFSSVAAENCVGTSEPRCSSAIQPTLLRSRQSVCVHEDANIMRNCEDFESNGIPEQHDNEVNEHRKEEEEFEELSSPCKDNSMGSEMLEDSAIFVDNLAVQLTEPSKVCGTTGACKSISVHEQPSSSRTDTNKMRNNEEFESNGVPELHDYEINEQSREDEGFEELATPCKNIAVGSELLEASEIIVNKLGVQLTEQSKASGSTGVCNSICVHDEQPSSSRSDTKIIKRSKDFESNGFTKLNDYETNEQAVDEGFEELSSPCKDNAIGSELLEVSAVIGDKFDDQLTEQSKVSGSTGVSNSIFKEADQTISEISAAEVERREERCNDTSGGKLSCSANVSKTDHFVEFDKTTLEPSEQVKDTQPSVLENDFNNTTEASGFTAASFGSESMQPNIDEHYGATRDNFYVEQKPERFSDAVAFSPSSSEQLPVTHNTMQVEDYSSGESGVKKAHENAAQYVQALANAAAAAVPLYQSPQPCASLRSSEAQYDNSTSEQLELADNSKDFEYSLRHLFSEADILNTNEIKGLGSITDEDEDEEDLKETRSVSQVIMFKVDSSLRGEVADDIEGPSRDEMDMDDEDLETHSVSQVKGSKADSSLRKLVTNDIEGPSTADMDVDNNQKSVPSLNEDSETKTCCTGKSNAILAASVSMELLKEENIEEATQISPSTLQLNMEYSMRLSEECDGEKESEMNSLTLTNLGGSSPSLIQMTDRCTEVEEEHVSTPPIIVQGTLNDNFEINVGLAKSPENENEIGYNMAGSNVGLTEQKEVDSSRWKSDIIYKECDDGQWPTEFTSDEKLDVGGEASVKGRVQSPSIMGESTPKLSPATLWKLMEDAKEVVTVTRSRLQDGVSDGRSKKRKSESDISVQTSSSYLKTRVIGEPTVFSGSMEKGEECCKESPIGDIACSGNTKKVDYSKFIQKSPNEDANNLVFEDDLMNFDKEKDLESDKIASVTECDDGHYALLKDGKLNESPSEEANSLVFKDDLMNLENERDMDSDKTPRVIEGNDDGHYISSQDKKLNESSHQDANNLVFEDDLMNIDKETDLESDKTLRGIEGNDEGHHVFSQNKKSNESASEGANNLVFEDDLMNFDNERDLESDKTSRVTEGNDEEHHVSSQDNTLNESANENANSVVFEDDLMNLDKESDLECDKISRVTDGNDEDHVSSQDNKSNESANEAANDLVFEDDFVNFDKERDLESDKTLKVAEGDHVSPQDKKSNECANEDANNLVFEDDLMSFDKERDLESDKPSRVTEGNDGGHYVISQEKKSDELQFHHCSNSSSADLSSFIMGLMEKDMSEMFQAEESSPFLSHDETNHKLDDLFSNQLPHESDSRPEQDGNIVMSEAEELVAWNSAMQMHHETTSEASYPTDDVNTGQNQLKFSSGKDIHANCVVDVTEINEDDNVAKEGLCPLSDSEKKTGEMDELFEVDPEVKSLPSSNSLCVTEDTNHLIGCKQVEDTAALEDGSGGKLCAEAGSYITGSMMAQQNVLEEQVDYRGDPFQDDACEISTPQSASKCPENSDSLPHDIQETSGFDDDTRDEKSFNSEACIQLKGDEGIHVNFTAEDAAITAHKLLAMEGMENSSISLSVEGRDGMESPLPQIKQGENTSLDSHRGSELDATDDKMMLKRRNRSVLIHGTTRKPQHPTTDMKENMAAPKRMQMVNATATKPMLKRKALEKICK from the exons ATGGATTTTCATGGGTTAAATCGGAAAAAGCTTCAAGAATTATGCAAGAAACATGGGATTCCTGCTAACTTGAAGAATGTCGAAATGGCCGATCGTCTTTCTTCCCTTCTTCTCAAG GAGGAGATGCCTGAGAAGCCGGCGCCAAAGCGAGGGAGATCGTGTTTGAAGAATGTGAGTGAAGATTTGGAAGTAGTAGAGTGTGAGAAAGTAGGTGTAGGTAGTAAAGAAGCGAAAAAGGTTAGGTTTAGTCCCGAAAATCAGACGTTTTTATTTGAAAGAACTGATCCTAGGGCAGTCAGATTGTTGGGTAGAAAGAAAAGGGCTTTTGTGAATTCAAGGCAGAATAAGGACACAACTGTAGTTTCTGTAAATTTGGAGGAATCTGAAAGATTGGCTGTGGTTTCTGATGATGTCGGTCCAGTGGTGGAGCCTGTGGGAAGGAGGAATTTAAGGAGAAGGTCTGTGGTGATTTCAGAAGATGTCAGTTTGGTGACTGGAAACGATGAAGGTGTGACGAAATTGGATGTGAAAGGAGGGGACTTGGGGCGGAGTTTGAGGTCTCGAAGAGGGGGTGCGGTACTTGAGACTCGTGAGAGTATACAGACGATGTCAAAGGAGGAAAATGTTGTCAAAGGAAGGAACTTGAGAAGGAGTTCTAGACGGTCACTAGTGCAAGCAAAAGATTTGGATTTGGAATCTGAAAATGTTGATGATGGGGAGAAACCGCCAACTAAAGACGCTAATTTGGAGTTGAATTTGAGAAGCCGGAGGTCTAAAATGAAGCAGGACGATGTAGAGGTGATATCGCTGTTGTCTCCTTGTCGTGCTGATAATGTTAACAAGCCTGAAACTGTTGATCATGTGGAGAAACTGCCAACTAAAGAAGATAATCTGGAGTTAAATTTGAGGAGCCGGCGCTGTAAAATGAAGCAGGACGATGTAGAGATAGTATCACTGTTGTCTCCTTGTGGTGGTGATAATGTTAACAAGGCTGTTGAAGGAAGGAACCCGAAGAGAAGTTTGAGGTCCCGAGGTGGAATAGAGAAGGAGAATGGTGTTGGAGGAGCATCACTTTTGTCTCCTTGTGTAGAAAAGAAAGCAAAGAGGGGTTCAAAGGGTAAGGGAATAGCGGAACAAGGTGGTAGCAAAGAAGCTGATAGACCTCAAAATGAGATGGTCAATCATGGAGGTAACATTGGAAGGGTTACGAGGAAGCAGTTGAGAAATGTGGATGTTGTGGCTGTGAATTTGGGAAGAGATGATGACTGTGTTGCTGAGGTGTCAGGGTTGAAAAACCTTAAACAGAGAGGTCAACCAAGGAAATCGGTGAGGCTTGCTGAGCATTCTCCTGTGATGATTTTGGAGCCGTTGGAGAACAAGGGCATAAAGAGGGGCAGGAGAAAGACATTGATGGTAAAACAGCATGACATCAATGAAGGTAGGGACGTGGTAGTGGAGAAGTTAGGAGAAGGAAATAACATGAATCGTAATGGATCAAGGGGAAGTGCCAAGAAGAGCCGAAAGGATGTTAAGGATGGCAGTGTCGAAGAACTAGGTGATATCAGGAGGTCTAGCAGGCGAGCAGCAAAGACTAAGGTTGATATTTCCGTGGCTCACCAAACCTTGGATCATGACGAGCGTATGGATCACATGATTGAGGATGACTCTCTAATGCCGCCTCAGCTTGAAAGCAGGAACCCGGAAGTAACTG AACAATATAAAGCAACCGAAGAAATTAATGTTCAACTACCAATAAATGATGAGACTACATCATCTTTGCTGCGAAACAATGGGGATGATGAAGCCAACATGGGTCATGAGTGTCCTAGCTTGGTTGTAGCAACTGAAGAAGTTAATGTTCAAATACCAATAAATAGCATTGGTGGTGATGGAACCAGGGAAAGTGCTAAAAGAAGCCGTAGGAATGACAAGAGTGGCAGTGTTGAAGGATTAGATTATATCAGGAGGTCTGGTAGACGAGCAGTGAAGAACACGGTTGATATTTCGTGGAATCATCAAACGATGCTTCGTGTTGAGCGTATAgatcacatgattgagaatgacTCCCAAATGGTGGCTCAGATTGGCAGCAAAAGCCCGGAAGGAAATG AAGAATATCAGGCAACTGTAGCCGTAAATGTTCAAATGCCAGTCAATGATGATAGCACAACACCTTTGTCGCAAAATAGGGATGATGATGAAGCCAACAAGGCTCGAGACTGCCCTGAATTGGTTGTCGCAACTGACTATGATTCTGAAGACAAAAATGCATCTCCTTGCTCAATGACAGCACAGATATGCG ATGCAATTGAAGCCAATCATAGTGATGAAGAACAAACTACCAGGTCATCAAATGAGCTAGAGAGTGGCATGGTGGCCACTGAGACTCTTGAAAGTAGCCTGGCACTTGAAGTTTATGGTCCAAGCAATGAGGAAAAGTGGCCTGAAAAATCTTCGACTCCAAGCAAGAAGGATGAGACTACTTTCCAGGATGTCAATGAGAAACCTGATGTTATACCAGGAGATTCCACCCCAGCTGGCAATGCTTCAGATGACAGGAATCCAAACACAGAAG AACAATATCAGGCAACTGAAGCCGTAAATGTTCACATGCCAGTCAATGATGATAGTACAACAGCTTTGTTGCAAAATAGGGATGATGATGAAGCCAACAAGGCTCAAGACTGTCCTGAATTGGTTGTCGCAACTGACTATGATTCTGAGGACAAAAATGCATCTCATTGCTCAATGACAGCACAGATATGTG ATGCAATTGAAGCCAATCATAGTGGCGAAGAACAAACTACCAGGTCATCAAATGAACTAGAGAGTGGCATGGTGGCCAGTGAGACTCTTGAAAGTAGTCTGGTACCTGAATTTTATGGTCCAAGCAATGAGGAAAAATGGCCTGAAAAATCACCGAGTCCAAGCAAGAAGGATGAGACTGATTTCCAGGATGTCAATGAGAAGCCTGATGCTCTTGAGACTGATCGTATAGCTGGCAACGATATTGTAGCAGGAGATTCCACCCCAGCTGCCAATGCTTCAGATTACAGGAATTCAAACACAGAAG GACAAACTCATGAAAATAAAAGCTCAGTTCTCAAGGAGCAGAAAGTTGAAAACCTTCGAGAGGCACAACATAATCCAATGCAATTGGTCAGCAAAAACACAGAAACAAATTCACAGGATGTGGGACACAGCAGTTATCATTCTACTACTCGGATGCATAATGTTTTTGACGGTGCACCTAACCAAGTTCAGGAAATTCCTTTTCCACTCAATGGTGCATTTGATTGTAGTTTTGAGGACGAAAAGGCATCTGTTGCACACGATGCTGTTAAAGGAACTATTGACGACACATCTTTCAGCTCAGTAGCCGCAGAAAACTGTGTAG GTACAAGTGAGCCTAGATGTAGCAGTGCTATACAACCGACCTTGCTAAGAAGCCGGCAATCTGTTTGTGTTCATGAAGACGCTAACATAATGAGGAACTGTGAGGATTTTGAAAGTAATGGGATTCCTGAACAGCATGATAATGAAGTAAATGAACATAGGAAAGAAGAGGAAGAGTTTGAAGAGTTGTCTTCTCCATGCAAGGACAATTCAATGGGATCTGAAATGTTGGAGGATTCTGCTATTTTTGTCGACAATTTAGCTGTTCAACTAACAGAACCATCAAAAGTTTGTGGAACAACAGGAGCATGTAAGAGTATTTCTGTTCATGAACAACCATCCAGTTCCCGAACTGACACTAACAAAATGAGGAACAATGAGGAGTTTGAAAGTAATGGGGTTCCTGAacttcatgattatgaaataaatGAACAAAGTAGAGAGGACGAAGGGTTTGAAGAATTGGCTACTCCATGCAAGAACATTGCAGTTGGATCTGAACTGTTGGAGGCTTCTGAAATTATCGTCAATAAATTAGGTGTTCAACTAACAGAACAATCGAAAGCTTCTGGATCAACTGGAGTATGTAACAGTATTTGTGTTCATGATGAACAACCATCCAGTTCCCGAAGTGACACTAAGATAATCAAGAGGAGTAAGGATTTTGAAAGTAATGGGTTTACTAAACTTAATGATTATGAAACAAATGAACAAGCAGTGGACGAAGGGTTTGAAGAGTTGTCTTCTCCATGCAAAGACAATGCAATAGGATCTGAACTGCTGGAAGTTTCTGCTGTTATTGGCGACAAATTTGATGATCAGCTAACAGAACAATCGAAAGTATCTGGATCGACTGGAGTATCTAATAGTATTTTTAAGGAAGCTGATCAAACAATCTCTGAAATTTCTGCTGCTGAAG TGGAGAGGAGAGAAGAACGCTGCAATGACACCTCAGGAGGAAAGCTCTCGTGTTCTGCAAATGTTTCCAAGACAGACCACTTTGTTGAATTTGACAAGACAACTCTTGAACCGTCAGAACAAGTTAAAGATACACAGCCCTCCGTTCTCGAAAATGATTTCAACAACACCACTGAAGCAAGTGGTTTCACGGCAGCTAGTTTCGGTTCCGAAAGCATGCAGCCAAATATAGATG AGCATTATGGAGCTACGAGGGATAACTTTTATGTGGAGCAAAAACCAGAACGTTTCTCAGACGCCGTTGCATTTTCTCCCAGCAGCTCGGAGCAGTTACCTGTGACGCATAACACAATGCAGGTAGAGGATTACAGCAGTGGAGAGAGTGGGGTAAAGAAGGCACATGAAAATGCAGCGCAGTATGTTCAGGCTCTGGCAAATGCTGCTGCCGCTGCAGTGCCTTTATATCAAAGTCCTCAGCCCTGTGCATCTTTAAGATCATCTGAAGCACAATATGACAATTCGACCTCTGAACAGCTAGAACTGGCTGACAATAGCAAAGATTTTGAGTATAGCTTGCGGCACTTGTTTTCTGAAGCTGATATACTCAACACAAATGAAATCAAAGGCCTTGGGTCGATAacggatgaggatgaggatgaagaAGATTTGAAGGAGACACGCTCTGTTAGCCAAGTAATCATGTTCAAGGTTGATTCTTCATTGAGAGGGGAAGTGGCAGATGATATTGAAGGTCCAAGTAGAGATGAGATGGATATGGATgatgaagatttggagacacacTCTGTTAGCCAAGTAAAAGGGTCCAAGGCTGATTCTTCACTGAGAAAGCTAGTGACAAATGATATTGAAGGTCCAAGTACAGCTGACATGGATGTGGACAATAATCAAAAGTCAGTTCCGTCTCTAAATGAAGATTCGGAAACCAAAACCTGTTGCACGGGGAAGTCTAATGCTATTTTAGCTGCTTCTGTATCTATGGAGCTTCTAAAAGAAGAAAATATTGAAGAGGCTACTCAAATTTCGCCCAGTACTCTACAATTAAATATGGAATATAGCATGAGGCTGTCTGAGGAATGTGATGGAGAAAAGGAATCAGAAATGAATTCTCTGACCTTAACAAATCTTGGTGGTTCAAGTCCTTCCTTGATACAAATGACTGATAGATGTACTGAAGTTGAGGAAGAACATGTGTCTACACCGCCAATTATTGTCCAAGGAACATTAAATGACAATTTTGAAATTAATGTAGGCCTTGCCAAGTCGCCTGAGAATGAAAATGAAATAGGCTACAATATGGCAGGCTCGAATGTTGGACTTACAGAGCAAAAGGAAGTTGATAGTTCAAGGTGGAAATCTGACATCATTTACAAAGAATGTGATGATGGTCAATGGCCAACTGAATTCACCTCTGACGAAAAACTTGACGTGGGTGGGGAAGCCAGTGTCAAAGGCAGGGTTCAATCACCCAGTATTATGGGAGAATCAACACCTAAATTATCCCCTGCAACTTTATGGAAATTAATGGAAGATGCCAAAGAAGTCGTAACAGTCACACGCTCAAGGTTGCAGGATGGAGTGTCAGATGGCAGAAGCAAAAAGCGTAAATCAGAGTCTGATATATCTGTCCAAACCTCTTCGTCGTACCTGAAAACAAGAGTAATTG GTGAGCCCACAGTGTTTTCAGGTTCAATGGAGAAAGGTGAAGAGTGTTGCAAAGAGTCGCCAATAGGAGATATAGCTTGTTCCGGAAATACTAAGAAGGTGGACTATTCGAAATTCATTCAGAAGTCTCCTAATGAAGATGCTAACAACTTGGTTTTCGAGGATGATTTGATGAACTTCGACAAAGAGAAAGACCTGGAGTCTGACAAGATTGCGAGTGTTACAGAATGCGATGATGGACATTATGCTTTATTGAAGGACGGGAAATTGAACGAGTCTCCTAGTGAAGAAGCTAACAGCTTAGTTTTCAAGGATGATTTGATGAATTTAGAGAACGAGAGAGACATGGATTCTGACAAGACCCCGAGGGTTATAGAAGGCAATGATGATGGACATTATATTTCTTCACAGGACAAGAAATTGAATGAGTCTTCTCATCAAGATGCTAACAACTTGGTTTTTGAGGATGATTTGATGAACATCGACAAAGAGACGGACCTGGAGTCTGACAAGACCTTGAGGGGTATAGAAGGCAACGATGAAGGACATCATGTTTTTTCTCAGAACAAGAAATCGAATGAGTCTGCTAGTGAAGGCGCTAACAACTTAGTTTTTGAAGATGATTTGATGAACTTCGACAATGAGAGGGACCTGGAATCTGACAAAACTTCAAGGGTTACTGAAGGCAATGATGAAGAACATCATGTTTCTTCTCAAGACAATACATTGAATGAGTCTGCTAATGAAAACGCTAACAGCGTAGTTTTTGAGGATGATTTGATGAACTTAGACAAAGAGAGTGACCTGGAGTGTGACAAGATTTCAAGGGTTACCGATGGCAATGATGAAGATCATGTTTCTTCTCAGGACAATAAATCGAATGAGTCTGCTAATGAAGCCGCTAACGACTTAGTTTTTGAGGATGATTTTGTGAACTTCGACAAAGAGAGGGATCTCGAGTCTGACAAGACCTTGAAGGTTGCAGAAGGAGATCATGTATCTCCTCAGGACAAGAAATCGAACGAGTGTGCTAACGAAGACGCTAACAACTTAGTTTTTGAGGATGATTTGATGAGCTTCGACAAAGAGAGGGACCTGGAGTCTGACAAGCCCTCGAGGGTTACAGAAGGCAATGATGGAGGACATTATGTCATTTCACAGGAAAAGAAATCAGATGAGCTGCAATTCCACCATTGTTCCAATAGTAGCAGTGCTGATTTGAGCAGTTTTATCATGGGGTTAATGGAAAAGGACATGAGCGAAATGTTTCAGGCAGAAGAGTCTAGTCCATTCTTGTCGCATGATGAAACAAATCACAAGTTGGATGATCTTTTTTCCAATCAACTTCCTCATGAAAGTGATTCAAGACCCGAACAAGATG GCAACATTGTAATGTCTGAGGCAGAGGAACTTGTTGCTTGGAATTCTGCAATGCAGATGCATCATGAAACAACTTCAGAAGCGTCTTATCCTACGGATGACGTTAATACTGGTCAGAACCAGCTCAAGTTTTCTAGTGGAAAGGACATCCATGCCAACTGTGTGGTGGATGTAACTGAGATAAATGAGGATGACAATGTAGCTAAGGAGGGATTGTGTCCTCTTAGCGACAGTGAAAAGAAAACTGGTGAGATGGACGAGTTATTTGAAGTCGATCCAGAAGTTAAATCGTTGCCGTCCAGTAATTCATTGTGTGTAACGGAAGATACTAATCATCTAATAGGATGTAAGCAAGTGGAAGATACTGCAGCTCTTGAAGATGGAAGTGGAGGCAAGCTATGCGCTGAGGCTGGAAGTTACATTACTG GGAGCATGATGGCACAGCAAAATGTTCTTGAAGAGCAAGTTGATTATCGCGGAGATCCTTTCCAGGATGATGCTTGTGAAATCTCAACCCCTCAGTCGGCATCCAAGTGTCCTGAGAATTCAGATAGCTTGCCTCATGACATTCAAGAAACATCTGGTTTTGACGATGATACTCGTGATGAAAAGTCCTTCAACTCTGAAGCTTGCATACAGCTCAAAGGAGATGAAG GTATTCATGTAAATTTCACAGCAGAGGATGCCGCTATCACAGCACATAAACTTCTAGCAATGGAGGGAATGGAGAATTCATCAATCTCTCTTAGTGTGGAAGGCCGAGATGGAATGGAATCTCCCCTTCCGCAGATTAAGCAGGGAGAAAATACAAGTTTAG ATTCTCATAGAGGCAGTGAACTAGATGCAACTGATGACAAGATGATGCTCAAAAGAAGGAACAGAAGTGTTTTGATTCATGGAACTACCAGAAAGCCTCAACATCCCACAACTGATATGAAGGAGAACATGGCAGCCCCTAAAAGGATGCAAATGGTGAATGCAACAGCTACGAAACCCATGCTGAAAAGGAAGGCATTGGAAAAGATTTGCAAGTAG